The following coding sequences are from one Mustela lutreola isolate mMusLut2 chromosome 5, mMusLut2.pri, whole genome shotgun sequence window:
- the WNT8A gene encoding protein Wnt-8a, translating to MEDLFMLRVAVGICYATFSASAWSVNNFLITGPKAYLTYTTSVALGAQSGIEECKFQFAWERWNCPENALQLSTHNRLRSATRETSFIHAISSAGVMYTITKNCSMGDFENCGCDESKNGKTGGHGWIWGGCSDNVEFGERISKLFVDSLEKGKDARALMNLHNNRAGRLAVRAIMKRTCKCHGISGSCSIQTCWLQLADFREMGDYLKAKYDRALKIEMDKRQLRAGNSAEGRWAPAEAFLPSAEAELIFLEESPDYCTRNSSLGISGTEGRECLQNSRNASRWEQRSCGRLCTECGLQVEERRTEAISSCNCKFQWCCTVRCDQCRRVVNRYYCSSSSGHAWSGRKASA from the exons ATGGAAGACCTGTTTATGCTCAGGGTAGCTGTGGGCATATGCTATGCCACCTTCAGTGCCTCTGCCTG gtCAGTGAACAATTTCCTGATAACAGGTCCCAAG GCCTACCTGACCTACACGACCAGCGTGGCCCTGGGTGCCCAGAGTGGCATTGAGGAGTGTAAGTTCCAATTTGCTTGGGAACGCTGGAACTGCCCAGAAAATGCTCTCCAGCTCTCCACGCACAACAGGCTGAGAAGTG CCACCAGGGAGACTTCTTTCATTCATGCCATCAGCTCTGCAGGAGTCATGTACACCATCACCAAGAACTGTAGCATGGGCGATTTTGAAAACTGTGGCTGCGATGAGTCGAAAAATGGAAAAACGG GAGGTCATGGCTGGATCTGGGGAGGCTGCAGCGACAATGTGGAATTTGGGGAAAGGATCTCCAAACTCTTTGTGGACAGcttggaaaaaggaaaggacGCTAGAGCCCTGATGAATCTTCACAACAACAGGGCAGGCAGACTG gcAGTGCGAGCCATCATGAAAAGGACCTGCAAATGTCATGGCATCTCCGGGAGCTGCAGCATCCAGACCTGCTGGCTGCAGCTGGCTGACTTCCGGGAGATGGGGGACTACCTGAAGGCCAAGTATGACCGGGCCCTGAAAATTGAGATGGATAAGCGCCAGCTGAGGGCTGGCAACAGCGCTGAGGGCCGCTGGGCACCTGCTGAGGCCTTCCTTCCCAGTGCAGAGGCAGAGCTGATCTTTCTAGAGGAGTCGCCAGATTACTGCACCCGCAATTCCAGCCTGGGCATCTCTGGCACAGAAGGTCGGGAGTGTCTGCAGAACAGCCGCAACGCATCCCGGTGGGAGCAGCGCAGCTGTGGACGCTTATGTACCGAGTGCGGCCTGCAggtggaagagagaagaactgaGGCCATCAGCAGCTGTAACTGCAAATTCCAGTGGTGCTGTACAGTCAGGTGTGACCAGTGCAGGCGTGTGGTGAATAGGTACTACTGCTCCAGCTCCTCGGGCCACGCGTGGTCTGGACGCAAGGCCAGCGCCTGA